One Methylobacterium sp. 77 DNA window includes the following coding sequences:
- a CDS encoding YafY family protein translates to MPRTDRLFRLLQALRMLPAPVTAARLAEETGVSLRSLYRDIDGLRAAGAHIEGERGYGYRLIEDGALPPQMFDRIEIEALVLGLSEVAHMGDPALAKAAAAVLAKVAATLPDASQQHLLHAVSQVRRFEDRYVPSFGMATLREGCWREEALTIRYTDKDECSTDRTIWPLAIVYLDRKLVVLAWCCLREAHRMFRADRIVAAELAGTSFRPRRVALLRDYLGQLRRGASTAPEPGRPQGGT, encoded by the coding sequence ATGCCCCGGACGGACCGTCTTTTCCGATTGCTGCAGGCCCTGCGCATGCTTCCGGCGCCGGTGACGGCGGCTCGGCTGGCGGAGGAAACCGGCGTGTCCCTCCGTTCGCTCTACCGCGACATCGACGGTCTGCGGGCGGCCGGAGCCCATATCGAGGGCGAGCGCGGCTACGGCTATCGCCTGATCGAGGACGGCGCGTTGCCGCCGCAGATGTTCGACCGGATCGAGATCGAAGCCCTGGTGCTCGGTCTGTCCGAGGTCGCGCATATGGGCGATCCGGCACTAGCGAAGGCGGCTGCCGCAGTGCTGGCCAAGGTGGCGGCGACCCTGCCGGATGCGAGCCAGCAGCACCTTCTCCATGCGGTCTCTCAGGTCCGCCGGTTCGAGGATCGCTATGTGCCATCCTTCGGCATGGCGACCCTCCGCGAAGGCTGCTGGCGCGAGGAAGCGTTGACGATCCGCTACACCGACAAGGACGAATGCAGCACGGATCGGACGATCTGGCCGCTCGCGATCGTCTATCTCGACCGCAAGCTGGTCGTCCTCGCCTGGTGCTGCCTGCGCGAGGCGCACCGGATGTTCCGCGCCGACCGTATCGTCGCCGCCGAACTGGCCGGCACGAGCTTCCGGCCGAGGCGGGTCGCGCTGCTCCGCGATTATCTCGGCCAGTTGAGGCGCGGGGCCTCGACCGCGCC